In Calditrichia bacterium, one DNA window encodes the following:
- a CDS encoding isocitrate/isopropylmalate dehydrogenase family protein — protein sequence MAYNITLIPGDGIGPEVARATQQVLAATGIEIEWDVQMAGSDVINRYGTPLPEEALESVRKNKIALKGPIGTPIGKGFRSVNVDLRKRLDLYCNFRPSRSIPGVKSRYEDVDLIVVRENTEGLYSGLEHIVVPGVIESQRIITEKGSRRIMETAFKIARRYRRKKVTAVHKANILKLSDGLFLEVAREVARDYPDIEYDESIVDATAMKLVINPSQFDVLVMENLFGDIISDLTSGLIGGLGVAPASNLGDGYAVFEAVHGSAPDIAGKGVANPTALILSGCLMLELLEEHDAADRVRKAISKVIGEGKHVTPDLGGSAKTQEYVDALSDVIQAIK from the coding sequence ATGGCATATAATATTACGTTGATTCCAGGTGATGGCATAGGGCCGGAAGTTGCCCGCGCAACCCAGCAAGTGCTCGCCGCAACCGGCATCGAGATCGAATGGGATGTGCAAATGGCCGGGTCGGATGTGATCAATCGTTACGGCACACCACTCCCGGAAGAAGCGCTCGAATCTGTTCGGAAAAATAAAATTGCGCTGAAAGGACCCATTGGCACACCTATCGGAAAAGGTTTTCGATCGGTAAATGTGGACTTGCGCAAACGGCTCGATCTCTACTGTAATTTCCGCCCGTCGCGTTCCATTCCGGGCGTTAAAAGCCGATACGAAGATGTTGACCTCATTGTCGTTCGGGAAAATACCGAAGGACTTTACAGCGGATTGGAACACATTGTTGTGCCCGGCGTGATCGAAAGTCAGCGGATCATCACCGAAAAAGGCTCGCGCCGAATTATGGAAACGGCGTTCAAAATTGCCAGACGTTATCGCCGTAAAAAGGTAACGGCAGTTCACAAAGCGAATATTCTCAAACTCAGCGACGGTTTGTTTCTGGAAGTCGCCCGCGAAGTTGCCCGCGATTATCCGGATATCGAATACGATGAATCAATTGTCGATGCCACCGCGATGAAACTGGTGATTAACCCGTCGCAGTTCGATGTTTTGGTGATGGAAAACCTGTTTGGCGATATCATTTCGGATCTCACCAGCGGACTGATTGGCGGGCTTGGCGTTGCACCGGCATCCAATTTGGGTGACGGGTACGCGGTTTTTGAAGCTGTTCACGGCAGCGCACCGGACATCGCCGGAAAAGGTGTTGCCAATCCCACCGCGCTCATCCTCAGTGGCTGTTTGATGCTGGAATTGTTGGAAGAACACGACGCCGCAGATCGCGTTCGTAAAGCCATCAGCAAAGTGATTGGTGAGGGTAAACATGTTACCCCGGATCTCGGTGGCAGCGCGAAAACACAGGAATATGTTGACGCACTTTCCGATGTGATACAGGCGATCAAATGA
- a CDS encoding NAD(P)H-quinone oxidoreductase — protein MKAILPKEPGGPDVLVMVEYPTPEPAGHELLVRVKATALNRADLLQREGKYPPPKGESPVLGLEMAGEVEKVGSAVSGWRKGDRVCALLPGGGYAEYVTIPAKMAIPIPENMSYENAAAIPEVFLTAFQALYWLGGIKSSDNVLIHAGASGVGTAAIQLVRGAGGVPFVTAGSAKKLDFCTQLGAKMAINYKAGDFLPDILEATENRGVDIILDFVGSPYWAQNIDALATDGRLIILATMGGGKVDSLDLRKILVKRLRVIGTTLRARDLEYKQQLTNDFVRNILSGFEEGTYEPVVHEILPWRQVKQAHRMMEDNQNIGKIVLQVGEES, from the coding sequence ATGAAAGCAATTTTACCAAAAGAACCCGGTGGACCGGATGTTCTTGTGATGGTCGAATATCCCACACCCGAACCTGCCGGACATGAATTGTTGGTTCGCGTAAAAGCCACAGCGCTCAACCGGGCGGATTTGTTGCAACGTGAAGGCAAATATCCGCCGCCAAAAGGCGAAAGCCCGGTACTCGGTCTGGAAATGGCCGGCGAAGTGGAAAAAGTCGGTTCGGCGGTTTCCGGCTGGCGAAAAGGTGACCGCGTTTGCGCGTTGCTTCCCGGCGGCGGCTACGCCGAATATGTGACAATTCCCGCAAAAATGGCCATCCCGATTCCGGAAAATATGAGTTATGAAAATGCCGCAGCCATTCCGGAAGTGTTTTTAACCGCGTTTCAGGCACTCTATTGGCTCGGCGGTATCAAATCCAGCGACAATGTGCTGATTCACGCCGGTGCCAGCGGCGTCGGAACGGCAGCGATTCAACTGGTTCGCGGTGCGGGCGGCGTGCCGTTTGTGACCGCCGGATCGGCAAAAAAACTGGATTTCTGCACACAACTCGGCGCAAAAATGGCCATCAATTACAAAGCCGGTGATTTCCTGCCGGATATTCTGGAAGCCACTGAAAATCGCGGCGTCGATATCATTCTGGATTTCGTCGGCTCGCCGTACTGGGCGCAAAATATCGATGCGCTGGCAACCGACGGGCGGCTGATTATTTTGGCAACGATGGGCGGCGGAAAAGTGGATTCACTCGATTTGCGTAAAATTCTGGTGAAGCGATTGCGCGTTATCGGCACAACCCTTCGCGCCCGAGATCTCGAATATAAACAACAGCTTACCAATGATTTTGTCCGCAATATTTTATCCGGTTTCGAAGAAGGCACATACGAGCCGGTTGTCCACGAAATTTTGCCGTGGCGACAGGTGAAGCAGGCTCACCGGATGATGGAAGACAATCAGAATATCGGTAAAATTGTGCTGCAGGTTGGGGAGGAGAGCTGA
- a CDS encoding cupin domain-containing protein codes for MHSANYWIDKLNLTKHPEGGYFKEIYRSAESVIGDALPQRFGGARSFGTSIYFLLKSNEFSALHRIASDEIWHFYAGSPLTIYSINPNGVLSHIFLGNDFDSGEMFQAVVPAGSWFGANVQTPASFALVGCTVAPGFDFADFEMGNREILLTRFPQHKNIIEMLTHG; via the coding sequence GTGCATTCCGCAAATTATTGGATCGACAAACTGAACCTCACAAAACATCCCGAAGGTGGATATTTTAAAGAAATTTACCGATCAGCAGAATCTGTTATTGGCGATGCGCTGCCGCAGCGATTCGGCGGCGCCCGCAGTTTTGGCACATCCATTTATTTTCTGCTCAAAAGCAACGAGTTTTCCGCACTGCACCGCATTGCATCCGATGAAATCTGGCATTTTTACGCCGGATCGCCGCTGACCATTTATTCGATCAATCCAAACGGTGTGTTGTCACATATTTTTTTGGGTAACGATTTTGATTCCGGTGAGATGTTTCAGGCAGTTGTGCCGGCGGGCAGTTGGTTTGGTGCAAATGTGCAAACGCCTGCGAGCTTCGCATTGGTTGGTTGCACTGTCGCACCCGGATTTGATTTCGCAGATTTTGAAATGGGAAATCGCGAAATTTTGCTAACGCGATTTCCCCAACACAAAAATATTATTGAAATGCTTACGCATGGATGA